The segment CGGGGCCGCCTGCACCAGGCGCCGCGCCTTGAGCTCCTTCTTGACCGAGCTGGCGGGCAGAAAGGCCAGGCCATGGCCCTCGATCGCCATGGCCTTGAGCCCCTCGGCCATATCGGTCTCGTAGATGGCGTCCAGGTTCAGCGCCACCGGCGCGTCCTTGACGATGAGTTCTACCAGCCGCCCCAGATAGGCGCCCGAGGCATAGCTCAGAAAGGGGATCTTCTGCCCCGGGTGACCGGGCAGGCTGAACAGGGGGTGGCCCTGGGCATCGGCCTTGGCATAGGCGGCCAGGGTCTCGTGGCCCAGCGAGGCCATCTCATAGCGCTCCGGGTCCAGCTGCAGGGGCTGGCTGGGGTGATGGTAGGCCAGCAGCAGGTCGCAGTTGCCCTCGCTGAGCTGCATCATGGCGTCGTGGACATTCAGCGCATTGAGCCGGGTCTTGATGGCGCCAAAGCGCTGGCGCAGCTCCATCAGCCAGTGCGGGAAGAAGCTGAAGGCCAGCGAGTGCGGCACAGCGAACTCGATCATGTCCTGACCCGCCGCCTGGTGGCTGCGCAGCATATTGCGCGTGGCCTGCAGGCTGCCCAGGATCTCGATGGCCTGGTCCAGCAGGGTCTCGCCCGCCGCCGTGAGCCGGGTCGGGTAGGAGGAGCGATCCACCAGGTCCACCCCCGCCCAGGCTTCCAGCGCCTGGATGCGCCGCGAGAAGGCGGGTTGGGTCACATGCCGGAGCTGGGCCGAGCGCGAGAAGCTGCGCGTCTCGGCCAGGCTGACGAAGTCTTCAAGCCACTTGGTTTCCACGCGGGCAGTGTAGCCCGCCCGGACTAACCCCCATGTCCCGGGCAGTCACCCCCTGGATGGAGGGGGCCCCGCTCATGCGTTGTAACAGCGCTTGAGTACAGTCGGCGCAGGCACGGCAGTCTGGCGTCCACACCTTCACCAACCTCATCCGGGGCACCCATCATGAAGCTCATCAAGGCCGCGATCGCAACCCTCACGCTGGCCAGTGCGTCGGCCGCCATGTCCGCCCCGGTGCTGAACTTCGAGAACCTGATCACCGGCTCGCCCGACAGCCTGCTGCGCCTGAGCGATCAGTACAAGAGCAGCGGTGTGCTGTTCGAGAACAATGGCTGGGTGGTCAATGCCCGCTCCGCCGGCGGCCTGGGCAATTTCATCAACACGCCTTCGGGCCACGCCGCGGCCGCCCTCTTCGTGGATCCCACGGACCCGGGCGATGGCACGGCCAGCCTGCTGGCGCGCGTCAAGGGCGGCTTCCAGGACAGCCTGACCCTGAGCTACACCACCGACCAGATCGATGTGGGCGTGAGCCTGCTGGACGAGCAGGGCAAGCTGCTGAAGAGCTTCCAGCTCACGAGCGTGAACCAGGACAGCTGCGGCACCGTGGACCTGTGCAACTGGAACCGCGACACCACGCTCAGCTTCCAGGGCACCGCCTACGCCGTGCTCTTCAGCGGCGAAAGCGGCCAGGCCTTCTTCGACAACCTCAGCTTTGGCCGCGGCGGCAGCTCGGACGTGCCCGAGCCCGCCGGCCTCGCCCTGCTGATGGCCGGTTTCGCGGCCGCCGGCTTCGCCCGCCGCCGTGGCCGCCACGCGGCCTGAGCTCTGCGCTCCCCCCATCAGGCCACGCACCGCGTGGCGCTTTTTCATGACCCTTTCCAGGGCCACGCTCACGGCCGCCTGGCCGCGAGACGGCCGCGCTCAGGCGCTCTCGCCCGACTGCTGCAGCTGCCACATCTGGGCATAGCGCCCCTCGCGGGCCAGCAGCTCGGCATGGCGGCCGCGCTCGACGATGCGGCCGGCCTCCATCACCAGGATCTCGTGCGCGTCCACCACGGTGGAGAGACGGTGCGCGATCACCAGCACGGTCTTGTTGCTGCCCACCGCCTCCAGCTCGGCCTGGATGGCGCGCTCATTGCGCGAGTCCAGGGCCGAGGTGGCCTCGTCGAAGATCAGCAGGGGCGGGTCCTTGAGCAGGGTGCGGGCGATGGCCACACGCTGCTTCTCGCCGCCGCTGAGCTTGAGCCCGCGCTCGCCCACCAGGGTCTCGTAGCCCTTGGGTGAGGCGGCGATGAAGTCGTGGATATGCGCGGCGCGCGCCGCCGCCTCGATCTCCTCGCGCGTGGCGCCGGGGCGACCGTAGGCGATGTTGTAGGCCACCGTGTCGTTGAAGAGCACCGTGTCCTGCGGCACGATGCCGATGGCCCGTCGCAGCGAGGCCTGGCTCACGGCGCGGATGTCCTGGCCGTCGATGCTGATGCGCCCACCATCCACATCGTAGAAGCGGTAGAGCAA is part of the Shinella sp. XGS7 genome and harbors:
- a CDS encoding PEP-CTERM sorting domain-containing protein, which encodes MKLIKAAIATLTLASASAAMSAPVLNFENLITGSPDSLLRLSDQYKSSGVLFENNGWVVNARSAGGLGNFINTPSGHAAAALFVDPTDPGDGTASLLARVKGGFQDSLTLSYTTDQIDVGVSLLDEQGKLLKSFQLTSVNQDSCGTVDLCNWNRDTTLSFQGTAYAVLFSGESGQAFFDNLSFGRGGSSDVPEPAGLALLMAGFAAAGFARRRGRHAA
- a CDS encoding LysR family transcriptional regulator; translation: METKWLEDFVSLAETRSFSRSAQLRHVTQPAFSRRIQALEAWAGVDLVDRSSYPTRLTAAGETLLDQAIEILGSLQATRNMLRSHQAAGQDMIEFAVPHSLAFSFFPHWLMELRQRFGAIKTRLNALNVHDAMMQLSEGNCDLLLAYHHPSQPLQLDPERYEMASLGHETLAAYAKADAQGHPLFSLPGHPGQKIPFLSYASGAYLGRLVELIVKDAPVALNLDAIYETDMAEGLKAMAIEGHGLAFLPASSVKKELKARRLVQAAPPGGFELSMELRIYRERPELSRRGKAPALALWDFLTRGD